In the genome of Bacillus sp. S3, one region contains:
- a CDS encoding aspartate kinase codes for MKVAKFGGSSLASGKQLEKVFQIVVSDPERKVVVVSAPGKRFQEDIKVTDLLIECAEQCLQNQDPKETLEAVLERYAAIAEECHLPDGVIEEIYNDLAGRLASDKSKPDRFIDLLKASGEDNNAKLVAAYFRERGVEATYVDPKEAGLLVSAEPGNAQALPEAYDRLFSLRECSGIIIFPGFFGYSEEGEVYTFSRSGSDITGSILANALRVNLYENFTDVDAVYSVNPSIVKKPKEIKELTYREMRELSYAGFSVLHDEALVPAFRAGIPVQIKNTNNPAAPGTRIVYERDNTNGPVIGIASDEGFCSIYVSKYLMNREIGFGRKLLGILEDFGLSYEHTPSGIDDVSVILRENQLDEKIEAEITQRIKTELHADEVKIEHSLALIMVVGEGMRHNVGTMARASKALAKARVNIEMINQGSSEVSMMFGVKEVDEKRAVQAIYDEFFAAVTV; via the coding sequence ATGAAGGTCGCAAAATTTGGCGGATCCTCTTTAGCATCCGGAAAACAGCTTGAGAAGGTATTTCAGATCGTTGTATCTGATCCTGAAAGAAAAGTTGTCGTCGTATCAGCTCCGGGGAAGAGGTTTCAAGAAGATATCAAGGTAACAGATTTATTGATTGAATGTGCTGAACAATGTTTGCAAAATCAAGATCCTAAAGAAACGCTTGAGGCTGTCTTGGAAAGATATGCAGCAATTGCAGAGGAATGTCATCTTCCGGATGGAGTGATAGAGGAAATTTATAATGATTTAGCAGGAAGATTGGCAAGTGATAAAAGTAAACCGGATCGATTTATTGATTTACTTAAGGCAAGCGGTGAAGATAATAACGCAAAATTAGTCGCTGCGTATTTCCGCGAGCGGGGGGTCGAAGCAACATATGTTGATCCTAAAGAGGCTGGACTACTCGTCAGTGCTGAGCCGGGAAATGCTCAAGCATTACCGGAAGCATATGACCGTCTATTTTCATTGCGCGAGTGCTCAGGGATTATAATATTCCCGGGATTTTTTGGCTATAGCGAAGAGGGCGAGGTGTACACATTTTCACGAAGCGGTTCCGATATAACCGGTTCCATACTTGCTAATGCACTTAGGGTGAATCTTTATGAAAATTTTACGGATGTGGATGCAGTATATTCCGTCAATCCTTCTATTGTGAAAAAGCCAAAGGAAATTAAGGAATTAACCTACCGTGAAATGCGGGAGCTTTCGTATGCGGGATTTAGCGTGTTACATGACGAAGCGCTTGTACCGGCATTTAGGGCGGGAATTCCTGTCCAAATTAAGAATACTAACAACCCTGCTGCTCCAGGGACAAGGATTGTGTACGAGCGGGACAATACCAATGGCCCAGTAATTGGGATAGCCAGCGATGAAGGATTTTGCAGTATATACGTCAGCAAGTACCTCATGAATAGGGAAATCGGCTTTGGACGCAAGCTGTTAGGGATCTTAGAAGATTTTGGCCTCTCTTATGAACATACCCCATCAGGAATTGATGATGTGTCGGTGATATTAAGAGAAAATCAGCTTGATGAGAAAATAGAGGCAGAAATTACTCAGCGGATTAAGACAGAATTGCATGCTGATGAGGTGAAAATCGAACATAGTTTGGCCCTTATTATGGTGGTCGGAGAAGGCATGCGTCATAATGTTGGTACAATGGCTAGAGCATCAAAGGCATTGGCAAAGGCTCGTGTGAATATCGAAATGATCAACCAAGGATCCTCCGAGGTCAGTATGATGTTCGGCGTAAAAGAAGTGGACGAAAAAAGAGCGGTTCAAGCAATCTACGATGAGTTTTTTGCAGCAGTAACAGTTTAA
- a CDS encoding cbb3-type cytochrome c oxidase subunit I: MESKARNSIKKGVALSLMVTSVVLVLMMIFGVIMLLNQGNIVKIPAQMFYKVMTIHGTGMIGIAALGGSAIMWYYLSKYIHLNHKIFFTNLALSLIGVVMILTAIFGFNFSDGWTFLYPLPSFSAKIYGTTGALLFLFGLLILGVGYLVMYFYIAARLIKEYGGLGKSLGWDYIFRGKKGYGPPAAVVATTMVIIANSTGVLAGATALVQSILNIMNPNLTFDPMLAKHLTYAFGHIFANCTIYMAVIAVYEILSEYTGRPWKSNKAFLIAWNFSTLFTLMIYTHHLLMDFAVPRWMLIIGQVFSYANGLPVMVVTAYGALMIVFRSAVKWDFASSMMFLAMFGWVAGAVPAIIDATIVVNHVMHNTKWVPGHFHTYMGMGVVAMIFGFMYYFNKKEGTQKQTGLDKIAISIYFFFFAGIAGSFLYAGKISAPRRWAEHLPEWTGSDQVGAICGIFVIAASIIFTTRFFIGLKNVGKQPEQKSLKSVS, from the coding sequence ATGGAAAGTAAAGCTCGGAACTCAATCAAAAAAGGCGTTGCTTTATCATTAATGGTTACCTCCGTTGTTTTGGTATTAATGATGATTTTCGGGGTAATTATGCTTTTGAATCAAGGGAATATCGTTAAAATTCCCGCACAGATGTTTTATAAGGTGATGACGATTCATGGAACCGGAATGATTGGGATTGCAGCTCTCGGTGGAAGTGCCATCATGTGGTACTACCTATCAAAGTATATCCATTTGAATCATAAGATTTTTTTTACTAACCTTGCATTGTCCTTGATTGGTGTAGTAATGATTTTAACTGCCATTTTTGGCTTTAATTTTTCGGACGGCTGGACATTCCTGTACCCGCTGCCATCGTTCTCAGCAAAAATTTATGGTACAACTGGTGCATTATTGTTTTTATTTGGCCTGCTCATTTTAGGTGTTGGTTATCTTGTTATGTATTTTTACATAGCTGCCCGACTGATTAAAGAATATGGCGGGTTAGGAAAATCACTTGGCTGGGATTATATTTTTAGAGGTAAAAAAGGATATGGGCCTCCTGCTGCAGTGGTTGCAACCACAATGGTCATCATCGCCAATTCAACTGGTGTTCTTGCTGGTGCAACTGCATTGGTTCAATCGATTTTAAATATTATGAATCCTAATCTTACTTTTGATCCAATGCTGGCAAAACATTTAACCTATGCTTTTGGCCATATTTTTGCAAACTGTACGATTTATATGGCCGTAATTGCCGTCTATGAAATATTATCTGAGTATACAGGGCGTCCATGGAAATCAAATAAAGCCTTTTTGATTGCCTGGAACTTTTCAACCCTTTTTACATTGATGATTTATACACACCATTTACTCATGGATTTTGCCGTGCCTAGATGGATGTTGATTATCGGACAAGTTTTTTCCTACGCAAACGGACTCCCGGTAATGGTGGTTACCGCATATGGTGCGTTAATGATTGTCTTCCGCTCAGCTGTAAAGTGGGATTTCGCTTCCAGTATGATGTTTTTAGCGATGTTCGGCTGGGTAGCAGGTGCGGTCCCGGCCATTATAGATGCGACCATTGTCGTGAACCACGTGATGCACAATACGAAATGGGTACCAGGACATTTCCATACCTATATGGGAATGGGTGTGGTCGCAATGATTTTTGGTTTTATGTATTATTTCAATAAAAAAGAAGGCACCCAAAAGCAAACTGGACTTGATAAAATTGCCATTTCCATCTATTTCTTTTTCTTCGCCGGTATTGCTGGTTCGTTTTTATACGCCGGGAAGATAAGTGCTCCACGGCGGTGGGCTGAACATTTACCCGAATGGACAGGTTCTGACCAAGTGGGAGCGATTTGCGGGATTTTTGTTATTGCTGCCTCGATTATTTTTACTACTAGATTTTTCATTGGTTTAAAAAATGTTGGAAAGCAGCCTGAACAAAAATCGCTAAAATCTGTATCATAA
- the hppD gene encoding 4-hydroxyphenylpyruvate dioxygenase, which translates to MKENRVRAEQLADDFFPVRDVDYIEIYTGNAKQACHFFCTAYGFQPVAYSGLETGNRETASYCLQQRNIRLVLTGSYTEDGRVAQFVKKHGDGVKDVALLVDDVEKAFEEAVNRGAIALTAPFDMEDDNGVVKKAVLGTYGDTIHTLIERKNYQGAFLPGYESYTSTLPFEDAGLIGIDHVVGNVERMEEWVEYYSKVMGFKEMKHFSDKDITTEYSALMSKVMHNGGRIKFPINEPAEGKRKSQIQEYLEFYNGPGVQHLAILTEDIVSTVATLKKNGVEFLKTPGTYYESLGERIGKIDEEIEKLRELDILVDRDDEGYLLQIFTKPIVDRPTLFIEIIQRKGARGFGEGNFKALFESIEREQERRGNL; encoded by the coding sequence ATGAAAGAAAATAGGGTAAGAGCAGAGCAGCTTGCAGATGACTTTTTTCCGGTGCGGGATGTAGATTATATTGAGATTTACACAGGCAATGCCAAGCAGGCATGTCACTTCTTTTGTACGGCTTATGGGTTTCAACCTGTCGCCTACTCGGGCCTCGAAACTGGTAATCGTGAAACCGCTTCCTATTGCTTGCAGCAACGAAATATCCGTCTGGTTCTAACTGGTTCATATACAGAAGACGGCAGGGTTGCTCAGTTTGTTAAAAAACACGGTGATGGTGTCAAAGACGTTGCCCTCTTGGTTGATGATGTGGAGAAAGCTTTTGAAGAAGCGGTAAACAGGGGAGCAATTGCCCTTACAGCTCCATTTGACATGGAGGATGATAACGGTGTTGTCAAGAAAGCCGTTCTTGGTACATACGGCGATACCATCCATACGTTAATTGAACGGAAAAATTATCAAGGAGCGTTTTTGCCCGGATATGAATCCTATACATCAACATTGCCTTTTGAGGATGCAGGACTAATTGGAATTGACCACGTCGTTGGCAATGTCGAGCGGATGGAGGAGTGGGTTGAATATTACTCTAAGGTCATGGGATTTAAGGAAATGAAACATTTCTCTGATAAAGATATCACGACTGAATATTCTGCTCTTATGTCAAAGGTGATGCATAATGGCGGCCGGATTAAGTTCCCAATCAATGAACCCGCTGAAGGTAAGCGGAAGTCACAAATCCAAGAATATCTGGAATTTTACAATGGCCCTGGTGTACAGCATTTAGCGATTTTAACAGAGGACATTGTGTCTACTGTAGCCACTTTGAAGAAGAATGGGGTGGAGTTTCTTAAAACGCCAGGTACTTACTATGAGTCATTAGGTGAACGGATCGGTAAAATAGATGAAGAAATTGAAAAGCTGCGCGAATTGGATATTTTGGTAGACCGTGATGATGAAGGATATTTATTGCAAATTTTCACAAAACCAATCGTTGACCGTCCAACATTATTTATCGAGATCATTCAGCGTAAAGGTGCCCGTGGGTTTGGTGAAGGGAACTTTAAGGCATTATTTGAATCTATAGAACGAGAGCAGGAAAGACGCGGAAACCTATAG
- a CDS encoding NUDIX hydrolase translates to MELEQVLIKVKSHTPTILGSEKFSKYAVMVPLLQKEDGIHILFEVRSLELRRQPGEICFPGGRMDPQDLDEMDTAIRETAEELGINKDQVTNVYPLDYMISPFGMILYPYVGYIDKAEEIQPNPTEVGEVFTVPLSFFINHDPEIYRVHFKAEPERGFPFDLIPGGENYNWRARGVEEYFYRYDNRSIWGLTARILAHFIEIIR, encoded by the coding sequence ATGGAGCTGGAACAGGTGCTGATAAAAGTTAAAAGTCATACACCAACAATTCTGGGTAGTGAAAAGTTTTCAAAGTATGCAGTGATGGTGCCTTTGCTGCAAAAGGAGGATGGGATTCATATCTTGTTTGAGGTTCGTTCCCTTGAATTAAGAAGGCAGCCGGGAGAGATTTGTTTTCCAGGAGGAAGAATGGATCCACAGGATTTGGATGAGATGGATACAGCCATCCGTGAGACGGCAGAGGAATTAGGAATAAACAAAGACCAAGTTACAAATGTTTATCCTTTAGATTATATGATTTCCCCCTTTGGGATGATTCTTTATCCATATGTGGGATACATTGACAAAGCAGAAGAAATACAGCCAAATCCTACGGAAGTGGGAGAGGTTTTTACAGTTCCATTGTCTTTTTTCATAAACCATGATCCTGAGATCTATCGTGTTCACTTTAAAGCAGAGCCGGAGAGGGGGTTTCCGTTTGATTTAATCCCCGGTGGTGAAAACTACAATTGGCGGGCTAGAGGTGTGGAGGAATATTTTTACCGCTACGACAACCGATCCATTTGGGGATTGACAGCAAGGATTCTAGCGCATTTTATTGAAATCATTCGTTAA
- a CDS encoding fumarylacetoacetate hydrolase family protein, translating to MKFVTFEKKDGSISAGWLVDDEHVVDMHDASDGSLPNNLLDFLEKSEENRQKAASLFPLTSGQRGIYRLSEIQLKAPLPVPRSFRDFYAFEQHVKTARENRGLEMIPEWYEIPVFYFSNHLAIKGPGEAIVKPKECLWLDYELEIACVIGKEGRDIPEEAADDYIFGFCILNDWSARDLQKEEMKVGLGPAKGKDFSTSIGPWIVTKDELESLKEGNGFDLSMKAWVNGKLLSEGNLKDIYFSFGEMIARASKSVTLYPGEIIGSGTVGTGCILELGEHVHRWLEPGDQVELEIDHLGRLKNTIIDGIEVK from the coding sequence TTGAAATTTGTTACCTTTGAGAAAAAAGATGGATCAATCAGTGCAGGATGGTTAGTAGATGATGAGCATGTAGTGGATATGCACGATGCATCTGATGGGAGCCTCCCTAATAACCTACTAGATTTTCTCGAAAAGTCTGAAGAAAATAGACAGAAAGCTGCTAGTCTTTTTCCATTAACAAGCGGGCAAAGAGGAATTTACCGTTTAAGTGAAATTCAATTAAAAGCACCGCTCCCCGTACCTAGAAGCTTCCGTGATTTTTATGCCTTCGAGCAACATGTGAAAACGGCAAGGGAAAACCGCGGACTCGAAATGATTCCGGAGTGGTATGAAATCCCTGTTTTTTATTTTTCGAATCACCTGGCCATAAAGGGGCCCGGTGAAGCTATTGTTAAACCAAAAGAGTGTCTGTGGCTTGATTATGAGTTGGAAATTGCCTGCGTTATTGGGAAAGAAGGCCGGGATATCCCTGAGGAAGCGGCAGATGACTATATATTTGGCTTTTGCATATTAAACGACTGGAGCGCAAGAGACCTACAAAAGGAAGAAATGAAGGTGGGTCTAGGGCCTGCTAAGGGAAAGGATTTTTCAACCTCCATTGGGCCGTGGATAGTAACAAAAGATGAACTAGAATCATTAAAAGAAGGAAATGGCTTTGATCTATCCATGAAAGCCTGGGTGAATGGGAAACTGCTATCAGAAGGGAATCTAAAGGACATATATTTTTCATTTGGAGAAATGATTGCAAGGGCATCAAAAAGCGTTACACTTTATCCGGGTGAAATCATCGGTTCTGGAACTGTCGGCACGGGATGCATTCTTGAGCTGGGTGAGCACGTTCATCGCTGGCTTGAACCGGGAGATCAGGTAGAATTGGAGATCGATCATTTAGGCAGATTGAAGAATACCATTATTGATGGAATAGAGGTGAAGTGA
- a CDS encoding ABC transporter ATP-binding protein: MLQLNQIHKIFNEGTPDEKIAIDHVNLSLKPGDFVTVIGSNGAGKSTLMNIISGVLIPDVGEVQIGGKNITNMTEFNRSKMIGRVFQDPMAGTAPSMTIEENLAMAYSRNKTRTLRRGVTKKRREYFREVLESLHLGLENRLSAKVGLLSGGERQALSLLMATFTEPSILLLDEHTAALDPSRAELITNLTKEIVDKYNLTTLMVTHNMQQAIDLGNRLIMMDKGQIIFEVNENEKRNLTIESLLSEFKRIRGVQMASDRAILSQ, encoded by the coding sequence ATGCTGCAATTAAATCAGATTCATAAGATTTTTAATGAGGGAACGCCGGATGAAAAAATCGCTATCGATCATGTGAACCTGTCGCTTAAGCCAGGGGATTTTGTTACAGTAATTGGAAGTAACGGTGCGGGGAAATCAACCTTAATGAATATCATTTCCGGTGTATTAATTCCTGATGTAGGGGAAGTTCAAATCGGGGGAAAGAACATTACCAATATGACGGAGTTTAACCGTTCAAAAATGATTGGACGTGTCTTTCAAGATCCAATGGCTGGAACGGCTCCTAGTATGACGATTGAAGAAAATCTAGCGATGGCCTACTCAAGAAATAAAACGAGAACATTAAGAAGGGGAGTGACGAAAAAGAGGCGGGAATATTTCAGGGAGGTATTGGAATCGCTGCACTTGGGTTTAGAAAACCGCTTAAGTGCAAAAGTCGGCTTGCTCTCGGGTGGGGAGCGTCAAGCCCTTTCATTGTTAATGGCTACTTTCACGGAACCATCCATCCTGCTTCTTGATGAACATACGGCAGCACTTGATCCTTCCCGGGCTGAGTTAATTACAAACCTAACAAAGGAAATAGTGGATAAATACAATCTTACGACATTAATGGTTACCCATAATATGCAGCAAGCTATTGACCTTGGAAATCGATTAATCATGATGGATAAAGGGCAAATAATTTTCGAGGTGAATGAGAATGAAAAGAGAAACCTCACAATTGAAAGCCTGTTGAGTGAATTTAAAAGAATTCGTGGTGTTCAAATGGCGAGCGACCGAGCCATTCTTTCGCAGTAG
- a CDS encoding cytochrome c oxidase subunit II, producing the protein MYQSIAWYATLFFVFLIALAFSFVYGESRKLREYGPIQEKGYKIRKFYFLGLLAIMGFASAISLSKLPYHNQHALAKEDGKIVDVTGIQFSWQLSNENFTVGEPVQFRVTSKDVTHGFGLYDTKMELIAQTQAMPDYTNTVTITFDKPGTYKILCLEYCSAGHHVMIKDIVVKPKGGK; encoded by the coding sequence ATGTACCAATCTATCGCGTGGTACGCTACCTTGTTTTTCGTTTTCCTCATTGCACTTGCTTTTTCATTCGTGTATGGGGAATCACGGAAATTAAGAGAGTATGGACCGATTCAAGAAAAGGGTTACAAAATTCGCAAGTTTTATTTCCTTGGCTTACTTGCTATCATGGGGTTTGCTTCAGCCATTTCATTAAGTAAACTTCCATATCATAACCAGCATGCACTTGCTAAAGAGGATGGCAAAATTGTTGATGTTACGGGAATTCAGTTTTCTTGGCAATTAAGTAATGAAAACTTTACGGTTGGGGAGCCGGTTCAGTTTCGCGTCACAAGTAAAGATGTAACCCATGGATTTGGTCTTTATGACACTAAAATGGAGCTCATCGCTCAGACACAGGCAATGCCCGATTATACAAACACAGTTACGATCACATTTGACAAACCAGGCACATATAAAATTCTTTGTTTGGAATATTGCAGCGCTGGTCACCATGTGATGATCAAAGACATTGTTGTTAAACCAAAAGGAGGTAAATAA
- a CDS encoding homogentisate 1,2-dioxygenase, whose amino-acid sequence MYYRQMGEVPHKRHTMFKKDDGSLFREQVMGTRGFSGTQSILYHHYMPTEVVKSEGAGNYLPEYEVEQSLKHRHFLTSKVVKQGNALKARTYLVGNQDLLIGTAYVTAPMESFYRNGDGDEMLFIHHGTGQLETMFGTISYRPGDYLIIPIGTIFRVLPNENETTKMLFVESFSQITTPRRYRNEYGQLLEHSPFCERDIRGPETLVTFDVKGEFEVLTKSRGKISSHILGHHPFDVVGWDGYLYPWAFNIEDFEPITGRVHQPPPVHQTFEGNHFVVCSFVPRLYDYHPESIPAPYYHSNVNSDELLYYVAGNFMSRKGVREGSITLHPGGIPHGPHPGKTEASIGKKETLELAVMIDTFHPLKIVKSSQDFEDPAYMYSWFEKKE is encoded by the coding sequence ATGTATTACCGCCAAATGGGTGAGGTTCCACATAAGCGACATACGATGTTTAAAAAAGACGATGGCAGCCTTTTTCGGGAGCAGGTAATGGGAACGCGCGGGTTTTCCGGAACACAATCCATCTTGTATCATCATTATATGCCAACAGAGGTTGTGAAATCGGAAGGGGCAGGCAATTATTTGCCCGAATACGAAGTGGAACAGTCGTTAAAGCACCGGCATTTTTTAACCAGTAAAGTGGTAAAGCAAGGTAACGCGCTGAAGGCTCGAACTTATTTAGTTGGAAATCAGGATTTACTCATTGGAACAGCATATGTGACGGCACCAATGGAAAGCTTTTACCGGAATGGCGATGGGGATGAAATGCTTTTTATTCATCATGGAACGGGGCAGCTTGAGACCATGTTTGGCACGATTTCCTACCGTCCGGGTGATTACTTGATTATCCCGATTGGAACCATATTTCGGGTGCTTCCGAATGAAAATGAAACGACGAAAATGCTTTTTGTTGAATCCTTTAGCCAAATTACGACCCCAAGGCGCTACCGTAACGAATATGGGCAGCTCTTAGAGCACAGTCCATTTTGTGAGCGTGATATTCGCGGACCAGAAACCCTGGTGACGTTCGACGTTAAAGGAGAATTTGAGGTATTGACGAAATCAAGAGGCAAGATTTCCTCACATATTCTTGGTCACCATCCGTTTGATGTGGTTGGCTGGGATGGATATTTGTATCCGTGGGCCTTTAACATCGAGGATTTCGAACCGATTACCGGAAGGGTGCATCAGCCGCCGCCAGTCCATCAAACCTTCGAAGGAAATCATTTTGTTGTTTGCTCCTTTGTTCCAAGATTATATGATTATCATCCAGAGTCCATCCCTGCGCCTTACTATCACAGCAACGTAAATAGTGATGAACTGCTATATTATGTGGCAGGTAATTTTATGAGCCGTAAAGGGGTGCGGGAGGGCTCAATTACACTTCATCCGGGCGGAATACCACACGGGCCGCATCCAGGAAAAACAGAAGCAAGTATTGGGAAAAAAGAAACACTTGAACTGGCCGTGATGATTGACACCTTTCACCCTTTGAAAATAGTAAAATCTTCGCAGGATTTTGAAGATCCCGCCTATATGTATTCTTGGTTTGAGAAGAAGGAATGA
- a CDS encoding ABC transporter permease: MFTAIFGSFEAGIIYAIMALGVYLSFRILDFPDLTVDGSFVTGAALSAVLIVNGVNPFIATIAALFAGFAAGCITGLLHTFGKINNLLSGILMMIALYSINLRIMGRANIPLLNTDTAFTKISDFFEKTGIDSFFNNFLAVVGLGDSLPETWGILIFMIIVTFMIKFLTDWFLQTELGLAVRATGDNKRMIRSLSANTNLLVVLGLGLSNALVAFSGALIAQQGGFADVGMGIGMIVIGLASVIIGEALFGTKTIARTTLAVVGGAIIYRIVITLALRVDFLDPGDMKLITALIVIIALTAPKIIDSSREKKRKARRKSERMNIINASAGAKGDQHAAIKSDS, from the coding sequence ATGTTTACAGCCATATTTGGATCTTTTGAGGCAGGCATCATCTATGCGATTATGGCACTGGGCGTCTATCTCTCCTTTCGTATTCTGGATTTCCCAGATTTAACGGTGGATGGGAGTTTTGTAACTGGAGCTGCTCTTTCTGCGGTATTGATTGTGAATGGTGTTAACCCATTTATCGCTACGATTGCAGCTTTATTTGCCGGCTTTGCAGCGGGATGTATCACAGGGCTTTTGCATACTTTTGGAAAAATTAATAACTTACTTTCAGGAATTTTAATGATGATTGCGCTTTATTCAATTAATCTAAGAATCATGGGACGCGCAAATATTCCTTTATTAAATACAGATACAGCCTTTACAAAAATTAGTGATTTCTTTGAAAAAACGGGAATTGACTCATTTTTCAATAACTTTCTGGCGGTGGTTGGTCTAGGCGACAGCCTGCCGGAAACATGGGGCATTCTTATTTTTATGATTATTGTTACCTTTATGATTAAATTTCTTACTGATTGGTTTTTACAAACAGAACTTGGTCTTGCTGTAAGAGCAACAGGTGATAATAAGCGAATGATTCGCAGCCTATCTGCCAATACCAACCTTCTAGTCGTCCTTGGCCTTGGTTTATCCAATGCGTTGGTAGCTTTCTCAGGTGCACTGATTGCTCAACAAGGCGGTTTTGCCGATGTTGGCATGGGAATTGGAATGATTGTCATTGGGTTAGCTTCTGTCATTATTGGTGAAGCTTTATTTGGCACTAAAACGATTGCCAGAACGACACTTGCAGTTGTTGGTGGTGCGATAATATACAGAATTGTTATTACTTTAGCACTGCGTGTTGATTTCTTGGACCCAGGTGACATGAAACTTATTACTGCTCTAATTGTTATTATCGCACTTACAGCTCCTAAGATAATTGACAGTTCTAGAGAGAAAAAGCGGAAGGCGCGCAGAAAATCTGAAAGAATGAATATCATCAATGCTTCCGCTGGGGCGAAGGGGGATCAGCATGCTGCAATTAAATCAGATTCATAA
- a CDS encoding ABC transporter substrate-binding protein translates to MRKKVKALSIALAGMLLLAGCGSKESAGDPEKGEADKEFKIGISQFAPHPSLDAATEGFKKALKDKGVKVSFDEQNAQADQNNVQTIAKNFVGDKVDLIFANATPSATAALNATKDIPIVFTSVTDPVVAELVEALDKPGKNITGTTDNHPEATKTTIHFITDEVKAKNIGVIYNSGEPNSEVQVKEVKKLVEEKGAKLVEVSVANTSEVKQAAESLVGRVDAIYIPTDNTVVTALDSVIAVANSKKIPLFVGELDSMKKGAVAASGFSYYDLGYQSGLMAVDILTGKKKPSEIPVELPSSLKLVINKAAAEAQGLQVKEEWSKLGEFYDGK, encoded by the coding sequence ATGAGGAAAAAAGTTAAGGCACTGTCCATTGCATTGGCGGGAATGCTGTTGCTAGCCGGCTGCGGCAGTAAAGAATCTGCTGGAGACCCGGAAAAAGGGGAAGCGGATAAGGAGTTCAAGATAGGTATTAGTCAGTTTGCGCCTCATCCTTCTTTAGACGCTGCAACAGAAGGATTTAAAAAGGCTTTAAAGGATAAAGGGGTTAAGGTTTCATTCGATGAGCAAAATGCTCAGGCAGACCAGAACAATGTTCAAACCATCGCTAAGAATTTTGTCGGTGATAAGGTAGATTTGATTTTCGCTAATGCTACACCAAGTGCAACAGCTGCGCTAAATGCGACAAAGGATATTCCAATTGTCTTTACATCTGTTACAGACCCTGTGGTAGCTGAATTGGTTGAAGCTTTAGATAAGCCGGGGAAAAATATAACTGGAACAACTGACAATCATCCAGAAGCAACGAAAACAACCATCCATTTTATTACCGATGAAGTAAAAGCAAAAAATATCGGAGTGATTTATAACTCCGGTGAACCGAATTCAGAAGTGCAAGTAAAAGAAGTAAAGAAGTTAGTTGAAGAGAAGGGCGCAAAACTCGTCGAGGTTTCTGTTGCCAATACTTCTGAAGTGAAACAGGCTGCTGAATCCTTAGTCGGCCGTGTCGATGCCATCTACATTCCGACAGATAACACGGTGGTAACTGCACTAGATTCCGTGATTGCAGTAGCCAACAGCAAAAAAATTCCTCTTTTTGTAGGCGAGCTTGATTCCATGAAAAAAGGCGCAGTGGCGGCTAGCGGCTTCAGTTATTACGACCTTGGCTACCAATCTGGCTTAATGGCAGTTGACATTTTAACAGGAAAGAAAAAGCCTTCTGAGATTCCAGTTGAGCTTCCAAGCAGTCTGAAACTAGTAATAAATAAAGCAGCTGCTGAAGCACAAGGCCTTCAGGTGAAAGAGGAATGGAGTAAACTCGGTGAGTTTTATGATGGAAAATAA